Proteins from a single region of Bradyrhizobium diazoefficiens:
- the tolB gene encoding Tol-Pal system beta propeller repeat protein TolB: MNRRRFMTLTGSTLALFGGRQAFAQQPQQGRLRIDPTEFRPIPIAITNFVPGSPADGDVGNGVTQVITNNLKRSGLFAPIDQAAFIERISNIDVAPHFENWKTLNAQALVTGRMTRQPDGRLKAEFRLWDVITGQQLAGQQYFTSPEYWRRIAHIISDQIYEQMTGEKGYFDSRVVFVDESGPKERRVKRLAMMDQDGANVRYLTRGADLVLTPRFSPNSQEITYMEFGQGDPKVYLFNIETGQREIVGNFPGMTFAPRFSPDGQRVIMSLQQGGNSNLFVMDLRSRSTTRLTDTPAIDTSPSYSPDGTRICFESDRGGRSQIYVMAAGGGQAQRISFSKDDNNATYSTPVWSPRGDYIAFTRQGGGQFSIGVMKPDGSGERLLTSGFHNEGPTFSPNGRVLMFFRDPGGNSGPSLFSVDISGRNELKVPTPGFASDPAWSPLLSATAGQ, translated from the coding sequence ATGAACCGCCGCCGCTTCATGACCTTGACCGGGTCGACGCTCGCGCTTTTCGGAGGCAGACAGGCCTTCGCACAACAGCCGCAGCAGGGCCGCCTTCGCATCGATCCCACGGAGTTTCGGCCGATCCCGATCGCGATCACCAATTTCGTGCCGGGTTCGCCCGCCGACGGCGACGTCGGCAACGGCGTCACGCAGGTCATCACCAATAATCTGAAGCGCTCGGGCCTTTTTGCTCCGATCGACCAGGCCGCTTTCATCGAGCGCATCAGCAACATCGACGTCGCGCCGCACTTCGAGAACTGGAAGACCTTGAACGCGCAGGCGCTCGTCACCGGCCGCATGACGCGGCAGCCCGACGGCCGCCTCAAGGCCGAATTCCGCCTGTGGGACGTGATCACCGGCCAGCAGCTCGCCGGCCAGCAATATTTCACCTCGCCGGAATATTGGCGCCGGATCGCCCACATCATCTCCGACCAGATCTACGAGCAGATGACCGGGGAGAAGGGCTATTTCGACAGCCGCGTGGTGTTCGTCGACGAGTCCGGGCCGAAGGAGCGCCGCGTCAAGCGGCTCGCGATGATGGACCAGGACGGCGCCAATGTGCGCTATCTGACCCGCGGCGCCGACCTCGTGCTGACGCCGCGCTTCTCGCCGAACTCGCAAGAGATCACCTACATGGAGTTCGGCCAAGGCGATCCGAAGGTCTATCTCTTCAACATCGAGACCGGTCAGCGCGAGATCGTCGGCAACTTTCCCGGCATGACCTTTGCGCCGCGCTTCTCGCCGGACGGCCAACGCGTCATCATGAGCCTGCAGCAGGGCGGCAATTCCAACCTGTTCGTCATGGACCTGCGCTCGCGCTCGACCACGCGCCTCACCGACACGCCGGCGATCGACACGTCCCCGTCTTACTCGCCGGACGGCACACGCATCTGCTTCGAGTCCGATCGCGGCGGCCGGTCGCAGATCTATGTGATGGCGGCGGGCGGCGGACAGGCGCAGCGCATCTCGTTCTCCAAGGACGACAACAACGCCACCTATTCGACGCCGGTATGGTCGCCCCGCGGCGACTACATCGCCTTCACCCGGCAGGGTGGCGGGCAGTTCTCGATCGGCGTCATGAAGCCTGATGGCAGCGGCGAGCGTCTGCTCACCTCCGGCTTCCACAATGAAGGCCCGACATTCTCGCCGAACGGGCGTGTGCTGATGTTCTTCCGCGATCCCGGCGGCAATAGCGGACCGTCGCTGTTCTCGGTCGACATCTCCGGCCGCAACGAGTTGAAAGTGCCGACGCCGGGCTTCGCCTCGGATCCGGCGTGGTCGCCGCTCTTGTCCGCCACCGCGGGTCAATAG
- a CDS encoding EAL domain-containing protein, which translates to MQFASHSGEPNPRQAPPMISAALIDSLFETPAPLLTGLVFGAIAAAATALKTGEPLIWACVALLIVAGAIRAFDLRRYQMRKSTLTADEAARWKNRHQIGAMIQAAAVGIWCTTTLLVSDDAVAHMISLSTTTGFVAGGAGRAYGRQWIYQLQASLCYGSTVIALALRGTPYYIAMSVLCAAFLVAVIQISANLHRIFMRALVAREREAALAGQFDTALNNMPHGLCMFRVDGQLAVMNHRFSEMMNLPSGLVESGPNASAIIAACVDGGSISRESGNLILCEIEDVRVRQLLTTDPDSTRGRTLSWTFQPMVGGGTVVLLEDITERKNAEARISHLARFDELTALPNRLNFRDEIERLLAISQHSERLSALLFVDLDQFKQVNDTLGHPCGDQLLCAVANRLREMLRPEDFVARFGGDEFVVFQQNINTAEDAASLARRIVERLSERYRIDNHLVEIGASVGIALTSPEGTSADTLLKNADMALYRAKADGRGTFCFFRDEMAATVEARRILELDLRKALANEEFELFYQPLVNLKSGKITTCEALLRWNHPVRGTVSPVDIIPVAEDMGLIVDLGRWILRRACMECMKWPEGVSVAVNFSPQQFHQRDVLSEIRYALEVSGLPAHRLEIEITESSLLRNTQLTHDTLSQLHALGVRISLDDFGTGYSSLSYLHNFPMQKVKIDRSFLEGIDTDRPLTLLRGVARLSADLGMAVVVEGIETNQQLELISADGTITEGQGYLFSRPVPAVRVRQLLNASYGRRSPDDQLRTIASRSIA; encoded by the coding sequence ATGCAGTTCGCAAGCCACAGTGGAGAGCCGAACCCACGGCAGGCCCCGCCAATGATATCGGCGGCGCTGATCGATTCGCTGTTCGAAACTCCCGCTCCCTTGCTGACGGGGCTTGTCTTCGGGGCCATCGCGGCGGCCGCGACCGCGCTGAAGACGGGCGAACCTTTGATCTGGGCGTGTGTCGCGCTTCTCATCGTCGCCGGCGCCATTCGGGCGTTCGACTTGCGGCGGTACCAGATGCGCAAATCGACGCTAACCGCCGATGAAGCTGCGCGGTGGAAGAACCGGCATCAGATCGGGGCGATGATCCAGGCCGCCGCGGTCGGCATCTGGTGCACCACCACGCTGTTGGTCAGTGACGATGCCGTGGCCCATATGATTTCTCTCTCTACAACCACCGGGTTCGTGGCGGGAGGCGCAGGCAGGGCCTATGGACGGCAATGGATATACCAGCTGCAGGCTTCGCTTTGCTACGGTTCAACGGTGATCGCGCTAGCGTTACGCGGCACACCCTATTACATCGCGATGTCAGTCCTGTGCGCCGCATTTCTGGTGGCCGTCATACAAATCTCGGCCAACTTGCACAGGATCTTCATGCGGGCGCTCGTCGCGCGTGAACGCGAAGCGGCCCTTGCGGGCCAGTTCGACACCGCGTTGAACAACATGCCCCATGGTTTGTGCATGTTCCGTGTCGACGGGCAGCTTGCGGTGATGAATCATCGTTTCAGCGAAATGATGAATCTGCCCAGCGGTCTCGTGGAGAGCGGCCCCAATGCGTCTGCAATCATCGCGGCGTGCGTCGATGGCGGTTCTATCTCGCGGGAGAGCGGTAATCTGATCCTTTGCGAGATCGAGGACGTACGGGTCCGCCAGCTGCTGACCACCGATCCGGATTCCACGCGTGGACGCACGCTATCCTGGACGTTCCAGCCGATGGTCGGCGGCGGCACGGTCGTGCTGCTCGAGGACATCACCGAGCGCAAGAACGCCGAGGCCAGGATCAGCCATCTCGCCCGCTTCGATGAACTGACGGCGCTGCCGAATAGGCTCAATTTCCGCGACGAGATCGAGCGCTTGCTCGCGATCTCACAGCATTCCGAGCGCCTCTCGGCGCTGCTGTTCGTCGACCTCGATCAGTTCAAGCAGGTCAACGACACGCTCGGCCATCCCTGCGGCGACCAGCTCCTCTGTGCGGTCGCCAACCGCCTGCGCGAGATGCTGCGGCCGGAGGATTTCGTCGCCCGCTTCGGCGGCGACGAGTTTGTCGTGTTCCAGCAGAACATCAACACGGCCGAGGACGCCGCAAGTCTCGCTCGCCGCATCGTCGAGCGCCTGAGCGAGCGCTACCGCATCGACAATCATCTGGTCGAGATCGGTGCCAGCGTCGGTATCGCGCTGACCTCGCCTGAGGGCACCAGCGCCGATACGCTGCTCAAGAATGCCGACATGGCGCTCTACCGCGCCAAGGCGGACGGCCGCGGCACCTTCTGCTTCTTCCGCGACGAGATGGCGGCGACCGTCGAGGCCCGCCGCATCCTCGAGCTCGACCTGCGCAAGGCGCTCGCCAACGAGGAGTTCGAGCTGTTCTACCAGCCGCTGGTCAATTTGAAATCCGGCAAGATCACAACCTGCGAGGCGCTGCTGCGCTGGAATCATCCGGTGCGCGGCACGGTCTCGCCGGTCGACATCATCCCGGTCGCCGAGGACATGGGCCTGATCGTCGATCTCGGCCGCTGGATCCTGCGTCGCGCCTGCATGGAATGCATGAAGTGGCCGGAGGGCGTCAGCGTCGCCGTCAACTTCTCGCCGCAGCAATTCCACCAGCGCGACGTGCTGAGCGAGATCCGCTACGCGCTCGAAGTGTCGGGCCTGCCCGCGCATCGCCTCGAGATCGAGATCACCGAATCGTCGCTGCTGCGCAACACCCAGCTCACTCACGATACCCTGTCGCAGCTGCATGCGCTCGGCGTGCGCATCTCGCTGGACGATTTCGGCACCGGCTATTCGAGCCTCAGCTATCTGCACAATTTCCCGATGCAGAAGGTCAAGATCGACCGCTCCTTCCTCGAGGGCATCGACACCGACCGCCCGTTGACCCTGCTCCGCGGCGTAGCGCGGCTGTCGGCCGACCTCGGCATGGCGGTCGTGGTCGAAGGCATCGAGACCAACCAGCAGCTCGAGCTGATCAGCGCCGACGGTACTATCACCGAAGGGCAGGGCTATCTGTTCAGCCGGCCGGTCCCCGCGGTTCGGGTTCGGCAGTTGCTGAATGCCTCGTACGGCCGCCGCTCGCCGGACGACCAGCTGCGGACCATCGCCTCACGATCGATCGCGTGA